A single genomic interval of uncultured Sphaerochaeta sp. harbors:
- a CDS encoding branched-chain amino acid aminotransferase, giving the protein MEKKNIDWASLGFTYIETDKRYVSRFKDGKWDDGAMVDDANVSISESAGVLQYSQTCFEGLKAYTTVDGRVVTFRPDLNAERMYETAERLLMPPFPKERFIDALDQLVKANLAYVPPYGTGATLYVRPFLFGSGPVIGVAPAPEYTFRMFSTPVGPYFKGGVRPLRLQVSSYDRAAPRGTGHIKAGLNYAMSLYPGYNAKKNGFDENMYLDAATHTFIEETGGANFIFITKDNKVITPKSDTILPSITRRSLMYVAKEYLHLETEEREVPLSELSEFVEGGLCGTAAVISPIGSVTTESGVITMPSGMEKMGPITQKLYDTLTGIQMGRIEAPEGWIHTIA; this is encoded by the coding sequence ATGGAAAAGAAGAACATTGATTGGGCCAGTCTCGGATTCACGTATATCGAGACAGACAAACGGTATGTTTCCCGTTTTAAGGATGGGAAATGGGACGATGGAGCAATGGTTGATGATGCCAATGTAAGCATCAGTGAGTCTGCAGGTGTTCTGCAGTATTCCCAAACCTGCTTTGAGGGTTTGAAAGCATATACCACTGTAGATGGTCGAGTTGTCACCTTCCGTCCTGACCTCAATGCCGAGCGTATGTATGAGACGGCTGAGCGTCTTCTCATGCCTCCCTTCCCCAAAGAGCGGTTCATCGATGCCCTCGATCAGTTGGTCAAGGCAAACCTTGCCTACGTGCCACCTTATGGTACGGGTGCCACACTCTACGTCAGACCATTTTTGTTTGGTAGCGGTCCTGTTATTGGGGTTGCTCCGGCTCCTGAATATACCTTCAGGATGTTCAGTACCCCAGTCGGTCCCTATTTCAAGGGTGGGGTGAGGCCATTGAGATTGCAGGTAAGCAGTTATGACCGTGCAGCTCCGAGAGGTACAGGACATATTAAGGCAGGATTGAACTATGCCATGAGTCTGTACCCAGGCTATAACGCAAAAAAGAACGGGTTTGATGAGAACATGTATCTTGATGCGGCAACCCACACGTTCATTGAAGAGACTGGTGGGGCAAACTTCATCTTCATTACCAAGGATAACAAGGTGATAACTCCCAAGAGTGATACCATTCTTCCTTCTATCACCAGAAGATCGCTCATGTACGTAGCAAAAGAGTATTTGCATCTGGAGACAGAAGAGCGTGAGGTACCGCTGAGTGAGCTTTCTGAGTTCGTGGAAGGAGGCTTATGTGGTACTGCTGCTGTTATCTCTCCTATTGGATCTGTTACCACAGAAAGTGGGGTTATCACCATGCCAAGTGGGATGGAGAAGATGGGACCGATTACCCAGAAACTCTATGATACCCTTACCGGAATACAGATGGGGAGAATAGAAGCACCAGAAGGGTGGATTCATACCATCGCCTGA
- the vapB gene encoding type II toxin-antitoxin system VapB family antitoxin, with protein sequence MKIGTVFENNRAQAVRLPSDTRFPDQVKKVAVRIVGTTRILEPIHNSWDTFFHPTDEGVTDDFMAERASQYQREP encoded by the coding sequence ATGAAGATTGGAACTGTATTTGAAAACAATAGGGCTCAAGCAGTAAGGTTACCGTCAGATACAAGGTTTCCAGACCAGGTGAAGAAAGTCGCTGTGCGGATTGTTGGCACTACCAGGATACTCGAACCAATACATAATTCTTGGGATACTTTTTTTCATCCTACCGATGAGGGTGTCACTGATGACTTTATGGCAGAAAGGGCATCTCAATACCAAAGGGAACCA